A stretch of the Psychroserpens sp. Hel_I_66 genome encodes the following:
- a CDS encoding patatin-like phospholipase family protein produces MKAQTTGEPQKQKIGLVLSGGGAKGFAHIGVLKVIDSLGIKVDYIAGTSMGAIIGSLYASGYSGKQLDSIFGSLDFDEVINDYVPRSAKTIYERNNTEKYAVVLPFNGFKLKLPSAISRGQNVFNLLSKLTLHVSEIRDFDKLPIPFFCVATNVETGNQVILDSGNLPQCVSASGAFPSLFQPVEIDGDLLIDGGVINNYPIDELKAKGMDIIIGVDVQDGLASREDMVSAPSVLLQINNFRTINDMILKSKKTDIYIKPDIKDFTVISFSEGKEIINNGQLAALERLEALDQLPKYKIQKGEREFDLTYKDSIQINDISFTGNKRYDRSYILGKMKLKGSEKVSYDNFNRGVNNLIATNNFDSFKYCFEKSKEKEGYDFTAELTENTSTTFLKLGIHYDDLYKSAALLNLTKKRLLFNNDIASLDLILGDNVRYNFEYLIDKGFYWSVGLKSRYNQFEKGVSSELLLDEAQIDETGINQLDVQLRDQTNQFYLQTLFRKDFAFSIGAEHKRLNIKSETITIDTETDEFLFDNTDYFSLFGSLKLDTYDDKYYPSKGLFFNGDIHTYLFASHFNQDFEEFSIAKAEMGYAFRVSNSVSFNLMTSGGFKFGDNSTSTLDFALGGYGNNFINNFIPFLGYDFISISGNSFVKAYANADVEIFNKNHITLEANWANIDNDIFASGEWFTLPDYRGYALGYGLETFLGPIQVKYSYSPEQSESVWYFNIGFWF; encoded by the coding sequence ATGAAGGCCCAAACAACTGGCGAGCCACAAAAACAAAAGATAGGTTTAGTGTTGAGTGGAGGAGGAGCCAAGGGTTTTGCGCATATTGGAGTGCTCAAGGTCATTGATAGTTTAGGTATAAAAGTAGATTACATTGCTGGTACGAGTATGGGAGCAATTATTGGTTCTTTGTATGCTTCTGGATATTCTGGTAAACAGCTGGACTCAATTTTTGGTAGCCTGGATTTTGATGAAGTTATTAATGATTATGTACCACGCTCTGCAAAAACAATTTATGAGCGAAACAATACAGAGAAATATGCTGTTGTGCTTCCGTTTAACGGATTTAAACTTAAATTGCCATCTGCAATTTCTAGAGGGCAAAACGTGTTTAATCTCTTATCAAAGTTAACGCTTCATGTGAGTGAGATTCGTGATTTTGATAAGTTGCCAATTCCGTTTTTTTGTGTTGCCACAAATGTCGAGACTGGAAATCAAGTCATATTGGATTCTGGTAATCTGCCTCAATGTGTATCTGCAAGTGGAGCTTTCCCTTCTTTATTTCAACCTGTAGAGATTGATGGTGACTTATTGATAGATGGAGGTGTGATCAATAATTACCCTATTGACGAGCTTAAGGCAAAAGGGATGGATATTATCATTGGTGTAGATGTACAAGATGGTCTTGCAAGTAGAGAAGATATGGTTTCTGCGCCTTCTGTATTGTTGCAGATCAATAACTTCAGGACTATTAATGATATGATATTGAAATCTAAAAAGACAGATATTTACATCAAGCCAGACATCAAAGATTTTACGGTAATTTCATTTAGCGAAGGCAAAGAGATTATTAATAATGGACAACTCGCAGCTTTAGAGCGTTTAGAGGCTTTGGATCAACTTCCTAAATATAAGATCCAAAAAGGTGAAAGAGAGTTTGACTTAACCTATAAAGATAGTATTCAAATAAACGACATAAGTTTTACAGGAAATAAAAGATATGATAGATCTTATATTTTAGGAAAAATGAAACTAAAAGGAAGCGAAAAAGTGAGTTATGATAACTTTAATAGAGGCGTAAATAATTTGATAGCAACAAATAATTTTGACTCATTTAAATATTGTTTTGAAAAATCAAAAGAAAAAGAGGGTTATGATTTTACAGCAGAGCTAACAGAAAATACATCAACCACATTTTTAAAGTTAGGAATACATTACGATGATTTGTATAAAAGTGCAGCATTATTGAATTTAACTAAAAAGAGACTTTTGTTCAACAATGATATTGCATCACTGGATTTAATCTTGGGAGATAACGTGAGGTATAATTTTGAGTATTTAATAGACAAAGGATTTTATTGGAGCGTCGGTTTAAAATCAAGATACAACCAGTTTGAAAAAGGAGTCAGTAGTGAGTTGCTCTTAGATGAAGCACAAATTGATGAAACAGGTATTAATCAATTGGATGTTCAGCTAAGGGATCAAACCAATCAATTTTATTTACAAACATTGTTTAGAAAAGATTTTGCCTTTAGTATTGGAGCAGAACATAAGCGATTGAACATCAAATCTGAAACAATTACAATAGATACAGAAACAGATGAATTTCTGTTTGATAATACCGATTATTTTAGTCTCTTCGGAAGTTTGAAACTAGACACATATGATGACAAGTACTATCCATCAAAAGGTCTTTTCTTCAACGGAGATATTCATACCTATTTATTTGCATCACATTTTAATCAAGATTTTGAAGAGTTCTCTATCGCAAAAGCAGAAATGGGCTACGCCTTTAGAGTCTCTAATAGCGTCAGTTTTAATTTGATGACAAGTGGCGGATTCAAATTTGGAGACAACTCCACAAGCACATTAGATTTTGCTTTAGGTGGCTACGGAAATAACTTTATAAATAATTTCATACCCTTTTTAGGTTATGATTTTATATCTATAAGTGGTAACAGTTTTGTAAAAGCTTATGCAAATGCAGATGTTGAGATTTTCAATAAAAACCATATCACATTAGAAGCCAATTGGGCAAATATTGACAACGATATTTTTGCATCTGGTGAGTGGTTCACATTGCCAGATTATAGGGGATATGCTTTAGGTTACGGATTAGAAACTTTTTTAGGACCAATTCAAGTAAAATATAGCTACTCACCAGAACAAAGTGAAAGCGTTTGGTATTTTAATATTGGATTTTGGTTTTAG
- a CDS encoding homogentisate 1,2-dioxygenase, with amino-acid sequence MPFYHKLGKIPPKRHTQFRKEDGSLYSEQLFGTIGFDGMSTNSYHEQRPTQVKAIKKQYSVAPKIAKENHIQSYRFRGFQVKPENDYLDSRKAILTNSDCTIILAAPKNKTTDYFYKNSDADELIFIHKGTGKLRTHLGNLDFKYGDYLVVPRGIIYKMDFDTEDNRLFIVESRRPIYTPKRYRNWFGQLLEHSPFCERDLRQPQELETHNESGDFLMKIKKQDDMFEMVYASHPFDVVGYDGYNYPYAFSIHDFEPITGRIHQPPPVHQTFETDAFVVCSFVPRLYDYHPDSIPAPYNHSNIDSDEVLYYVDGDFMSRNDIDKGHISLHPAGIPHGPHPGATERSIGKVKTDELAVMVDTFKPLKVTEEALKIADEDYFKSWLDH; translated from the coding sequence ATGCCTTTTTATCATAAATTAGGAAAAATTCCACCAAAGCGACATACCCAATTTCGAAAAGAAGATGGGAGCTTATACTCAGAGCAATTGTTTGGTACCATTGGTTTTGATGGTATGTCAACCAATAGTTATCATGAGCAGCGACCAACACAGGTTAAAGCCATTAAAAAACAATACAGCGTCGCACCAAAAATTGCAAAGGAAAATCATATTCAATCCTATCGTTTTAGAGGCTTTCAAGTCAAACCAGAAAATGATTACCTAGATAGCAGAAAAGCAATTTTGACCAATAGCGATTGCACAATCATTCTTGCTGCACCAAAAAACAAAACCACAGATTATTTCTATAAAAACTCAGATGCCGACGAGCTTATTTTCATCCATAAAGGCACAGGAAAGCTGAGAACACATTTAGGAAATCTAGATTTTAAATATGGTGATTATCTAGTAGTGCCAAGAGGAATTATTTATAAAATGGATTTTGATACTGAAGACAATAGACTCTTCATTGTAGAATCCCGTCGACCAATTTACACACCAAAACGATATAGAAATTGGTTTGGCCAACTTTTAGAGCATTCTCCTTTTTGCGAACGTGATTTGAGACAGCCACAAGAATTGGAAACACACAACGAGTCTGGAGATTTTTTAATGAAAATTAAAAAACAGGACGATATGTTTGAAATGGTATACGCATCGCATCCATTTGATGTGGTTGGATATGACGGTTATAACTATCCTTACGCATTTTCGATTCATGATTTTGAACCCATAACAGGTCGCATCCATCAGCCACCACCAGTACACCAAACATTTGAAACAGATGCTTTCGTGGTCTGTAGTTTTGTGCCAAGATTATACGATTATCATCCAGATAGCATTCCTGCACCTTACAATCATAGTAACATTGATAGTGATGAGGTCCTTTATTATGTAGATGGCGATTTTATGAGCAGAAATGATATAGATAAAGGGCACATAAGTTTACACCCAGCAGGTATACCTCATGGTCCGCACCCAGGAGCAACAGAGCGAAGTATTGGTAAAGTAAAGACAGATGAGCTAGCAGTTATGGTAGATACATTTAAGCCATTAAAAGTCACAGAAGAAGCCTTAAAAATAGCCGATGAAGATTATTTCAAATCATGGTTAGACCACTAA